A region of Thermoleophilaceae bacterium DNA encodes the following proteins:
- a CDS encoding LLM class F420-dependent oxidoreductase, translating to MRDLELGLNLHMTNWHSGPEPNVGLAREAERLGYTAVWCEEAYGSDSVSVLGWLGACTSAIGLGSAIWQIPARSPASAGMTAATLDVLSAGRLRIGLGTSGPQVVEGWHGQPSNRPVARTREYVEILRKILARDEPVAYEGRHYQLPYRGEGAMGIGKPLKLIIKPRSAHIPIYIGSLGPKNIELTAELADGWLPIFFSLRAWEDVFAEPLERGFAQAGGDKGPGNGFDVSPVVSVVVGDDVDACRLPVKRRIALYIGGMGHARVNFSNQLMRRFGYEDEADEIQRLFIAGEREAAVEAVPDELVDDVALCGSRERIAELLQAWRETPVTTIICDTDDVEAIRVMAELTRPAQVEA from the coding sequence GTGAGAGACCTCGAGCTCGGTTTGAACCTCCATATGACGAACTGGCACAGCGGTCCGGAGCCCAACGTGGGGCTCGCCCGCGAGGCTGAGCGGCTCGGCTACACGGCCGTCTGGTGCGAGGAGGCGTACGGCTCCGACTCCGTCTCGGTGCTCGGCTGGCTGGGTGCGTGCACCTCCGCGATCGGGCTGGGATCGGCGATCTGGCAGATCCCTGCCAGGAGCCCCGCGAGCGCGGGAATGACAGCGGCCACCCTCGACGTGCTCTCGGCCGGCCGGCTGCGCATCGGCCTGGGCACGTCGGGCCCGCAGGTGGTGGAGGGCTGGCACGGTCAGCCCTCCAACCGGCCGGTTGCCCGCACCCGCGAGTACGTCGAGATCTTGCGCAAGATCCTGGCGCGCGACGAGCCCGTGGCATATGAAGGCCGTCACTACCAGCTGCCCTACCGGGGCGAGGGCGCCATGGGCATCGGGAAGCCGCTCAAGCTCATCATCAAGCCGCGCTCGGCCCACATTCCGATCTACATCGGCTCGCTCGGCCCCAAGAACATCGAGCTCACGGCTGAGCTGGCCGACGGCTGGCTGCCGATCTTCTTCTCCCTGCGGGCGTGGGAGGACGTGTTCGCCGAGCCCCTCGAGCGGGGCTTCGCCCAGGCGGGCGGCGACAAGGGCCCAGGCAACGGCTTCGACGTGTCACCGGTGGTGTCGGTGGTGGTGGGCGACGACGTGGATGCCTGCCGCCTGCCTGTGAAGCGGCGCATCGCGCTCTACATCGGCGGGATGGGGCACGCGAGGGTGAACTTCTCCAACCAGCTCATGCGCCGCTTCGGCTACGAGGATGAGGCGGACGAGATCCAGCGCCTGTTCATCGCCGGCGAGCGAGAGGCCGCCGTGGAGGCGGTGCCGGACGAGCTCGTAGACGACGTGGCCCTGTGCGGATCCAGGGAGCGGATCGCCGAGCTGCTCCAGGCCTGGCGCGAGACCCCCGTGACCACGATCATCTGCGACACCGACGACGTGGAGGCTATCCGGGTGATGGCCGAGCTCACCCGGCCTGCGCAGGTGGAAGCGTGA